The following proteins are encoded in a genomic region of Ictalurus punctatus breed USDA103 chromosome 15, Coco_2.0, whole genome shotgun sequence:
- the dlg4b gene encoding disks large homolog 4 isoform X4: MFVSVWYAKKMGRRFIHNVRKAKKRRQRSMMNGLSGEVEYEEITLERGNSGLGFSIAGGTDNPHVGDDPSIFITKIIPGGAAAQDGRLRVNDSILFVNDADVREVTHSEAVEVLKEAGPIVRLYILRRKHIEIKLIKGPKGLGFSIAGGVGNQHVPGDNSIYVTKIIEGGAAHKDGRLQIGDRILAVNNVCLEDVMHEDAVVALKNTAEVVFLRVSKASNLYTQDTYNPPDITSSYSAHMDEMSHGYLSDYPQTLTPTSPRRYSPIPKGMMLGDEDIPREPRRVLIHRGLSGLGFNIVGGEDGEGIFISFILAGGPADLSGELRKGDQILSVNGVDLRHATHEQAAAALKNAGQTVTIIAQYRPEEYSRFEAKIHDLREQLMNSSLGSSSLQTSKRSFYIRALFDYDKTADGGFLTQAVSFRFGDVLHVLDCSDEEWWQARRLSPHGDLEETGYIPSKRRVERKEWSRLRSKGRDDYIQSYEIVVQVEVHYARPIIILGPSKDRVNDDLLSEFPDKFGSCVPHTTRPRRDYEADGRDYHFVSSREQMEKDIQNHRFIEAGQYNSHLYGTSVQSVREVAEQGKHCILDVSANAVRRLQAAQLHPISIFIRPTSLQNILDINKRLTEEQARRALDRAIKLEQDFIECFTAIVEGESFEEIYHRVKSVIEEQSGPYIWIPARERL, from the exons ATGAACGGATTAAGTGGAGAAGTAGAGTATGAAGAGATCACGTTGGAGAGG ggGAACTCTGGTCTGGGCTTTAGTATAGCAGGTGGTACAGATAATCCGCATGTAGGAGATGACCCGAGCATCTTCATCACCAAAATCATACCAGGAGGAGCAGCAGCCCAGGATGGACGactgag ggTGAATGACAGTATCCTGTTTGTTAATGATGCTGATGTGCGTGAGGTCACTCACAGTGAGGCAGTGGAGGTGCTGAAGGAGGCAGGGCCAATTGTCCGTCTCTACATCCTCCGCAGGAAACACATCGAGATCAAACTCATCAAGGGCCCCAAAg gtctgGGGTTCAGTATAGCAGGTGGAGTGGGTAATCAGCATGTTCCTGGTGATAACAGTATCTATGTGACTAAAATCATTGAGGGCGGAGCTGCACATAAAGACGGACGGCTACAAATCGGGGACAGAATTCTTGCT gtgaaTAATGTGTGTTTGGAGGATGTGATGCATGAGGATGCTGTAGTGGCGCTGAAGAACACAGCAGAGGTCGTTTTTCTCAGAGTGAGCAAAGCTTCCAACCTGTACACTCAGGACACGTACAATCCTCCTGATATCACCAgct cgTACTCTGCTCATATGGATGAGATGAGTCATGGCTATCTGTCAGATTACCCACAAACCCTCACTCCCACATCTCCGCGCCGCTACTCACCAATCCCCAAGGGCATGATGCTGGGAGACGAGGACATCCCCAG gGAGCCGAGGCGTGTGTTGATCCATCGTGGATTGTCAGGTTTGGGCTTTAACATAGTTGGAGGTGAGGATGGTGAGGGAATCTTCATCTCCTTCATTTTAGCTGGAGGTCCCGCAGACCTGAGCGGAGAACTGCGCAAAGGAGACCAGATACTAagt gtaaaTGGAGTGGATTTAAGACATGCGACTCATGAACAAGCTGCAGCAGCACTGAAGAACGCTGGGCAAACTGTCACCATCATCGCCCAATACAGACCCGAGG agtaCAGTCGGTTTGAAGCTAAAATCCATGACCTGCGTGAGCAGCTGATGAACAGCAGTTTAGGTTCCTCGTCATTGCAGACCAGTAAGAGGAGCTTTTACATCAG agCTCTGTTTGATTATGATAAGACGGCGGACGGTGGCTTCCTCACTCAGGCTGTGAGTTTCCGTTTTGGCGATGTTCTTCACGTTCTGGACTGCAGTGATGAGGAGTGGTGGCAGGCAAGACGTCTGTCTCCACATGGGGACCTGGAGGAGACCGGGTACATCCCCAGCAaacgcag AGTCGAGAGAAAGGAGTGGTCACGCCTGAGGTCAAAAG gccGAGATGACTACATTCAGAGTTACGAGATTGTTGTGCAGGTggagg tgcATTACGCTCGTCCAATCATAATCCTTGGACCATCAAAGGACCGTGTGAACGACGATCTTCTGTCCGAATTTCCCGATAAGTTCGGCTCCTGCGTGCCTC ATACAACACGGCCAAGGAGGGACTACGAGGCTGATGGGCGGGACTATCACTTTGTGTCATCAAGGGAACAGATGGAGAAAGACATCCAAAATCACCGGTTCATCGAGGCAGGACAATACAACAGCCACCTGTATGGGACGAGTGTACAGAGTGTACGGGAGGTAGCTGAacag gGGAAACACTGTATTCTGGATGTATCCGCTAATGCAGTGAGGAGGCTTCAGGCAGCTCAGCTTCACCCCATCTCCATCTTCATCAGACCCACATCACTGCAAAAcatact tgataTTAATAAGCGTCTGACTGAGGAACAGGCGAGAAGAGCTTTGGACAGAGCCATCAAACTGGAACAGGACTTTATCGAGTGCTTCACAG cgatCGTGGAGGGTGAAAGCTTTGAGGAAATTTACCATCGCGTCAAATCTGTGATTGAGGAACAGTCAGGACCGTACATCTGGATACCAGcaagagagagactgtaa
- the dlg4b gene encoding disks large homolog 4 isoform X3 has translation MFVSVWYAKKMGRRFIHNVRKAKKRRQRSMMNGLSGEVEYEEITLERGNSGLGFSIAGGTDNPHVGDDPSIFITKIIPGGAAAQDGRLRVNDSILFVNDADVREVTHSEAVEVLKEAGPIVRLYILRRKHIEIKLIKGPKGLGFSIAGGVGNQHVPGDNSIYVTKIIEGGAAHKDGRLQIGDRILAVNNVCLEDVMHEDAVVALKNTAEVVFLRVSKASNLYTQDTYNPPDITSSYSAHMDEMSHGYLSDYPQTLTPTSPRRYSPIPKGMMLGDEDIPREPRRVLIHRGLSGLGFNIVGGEDGEGIFISFILAGGPADLSGELRKGDQILSVNGVDLRHATHEQAAAALKNAGQTVTIIAQYRPEEYSRFEAKIHDLREQLMNSSLGSSSLQTSKRSFYIRALFDYDKTADGGFLTQAVSFRFGDVLHVLDCSDEEWWQARRLSPHGDLEETGYIPSKRRVERKEWSRLRSKGRDDYIQSYEIVVQVEVHYARPIIILGPSKDRVNDDLLSEFPDKFGSCVPHTTRPRRDYEADGRDYHFVSSREQMEKDIQNHRFIEAGQYNSHLYGTSVQSVREVAEQQGKHCILDVSANAVRRLQAAQLHPISIFIRPTSLQNILDINKRLTEEQARRALDRAIKLEQDFIECFTAIVEGESFEEIYHRVKSVIEEQSGPYIWIPARERLYGRLKGPKNQKEQKQKDAIKEDRGALSTLLTHSVHTHTHTHTHTHPLDT, from the exons ATGAACGGATTAAGTGGAGAAGTAGAGTATGAAGAGATCACGTTGGAGAGG ggGAACTCTGGTCTGGGCTTTAGTATAGCAGGTGGTACAGATAATCCGCATGTAGGAGATGACCCGAGCATCTTCATCACCAAAATCATACCAGGAGGAGCAGCAGCCCAGGATGGACGactgag ggTGAATGACAGTATCCTGTTTGTTAATGATGCTGATGTGCGTGAGGTCACTCACAGTGAGGCAGTGGAGGTGCTGAAGGAGGCAGGGCCAATTGTCCGTCTCTACATCCTCCGCAGGAAACACATCGAGATCAAACTCATCAAGGGCCCCAAAg gtctgGGGTTCAGTATAGCAGGTGGAGTGGGTAATCAGCATGTTCCTGGTGATAACAGTATCTATGTGACTAAAATCATTGAGGGCGGAGCTGCACATAAAGACGGACGGCTACAAATCGGGGACAGAATTCTTGCT gtgaaTAATGTGTGTTTGGAGGATGTGATGCATGAGGATGCTGTAGTGGCGCTGAAGAACACAGCAGAGGTCGTTTTTCTCAGAGTGAGCAAAGCTTCCAACCTGTACACTCAGGACACGTACAATCCTCCTGATATCACCAgct cgTACTCTGCTCATATGGATGAGATGAGTCATGGCTATCTGTCAGATTACCCACAAACCCTCACTCCCACATCTCCGCGCCGCTACTCACCAATCCCCAAGGGCATGATGCTGGGAGACGAGGACATCCCCAG gGAGCCGAGGCGTGTGTTGATCCATCGTGGATTGTCAGGTTTGGGCTTTAACATAGTTGGAGGTGAGGATGGTGAGGGAATCTTCATCTCCTTCATTTTAGCTGGAGGTCCCGCAGACCTGAGCGGAGAACTGCGCAAAGGAGACCAGATACTAagt gtaaaTGGAGTGGATTTAAGACATGCGACTCATGAACAAGCTGCAGCAGCACTGAAGAACGCTGGGCAAACTGTCACCATCATCGCCCAATACAGACCCGAGG agtaCAGTCGGTTTGAAGCTAAAATCCATGACCTGCGTGAGCAGCTGATGAACAGCAGTTTAGGTTCCTCGTCATTGCAGACCAGTAAGAGGAGCTTTTACATCAG agCTCTGTTTGATTATGATAAGACGGCGGACGGTGGCTTCCTCACTCAGGCTGTGAGTTTCCGTTTTGGCGATGTTCTTCACGTTCTGGACTGCAGTGATGAGGAGTGGTGGCAGGCAAGACGTCTGTCTCCACATGGGGACCTGGAGGAGACCGGGTACATCCCCAGCAaacgcag AGTCGAGAGAAAGGAGTGGTCACGCCTGAGGTCAAAAG gccGAGATGACTACATTCAGAGTTACGAGATTGTTGTGCAGGTggagg tgcATTACGCTCGTCCAATCATAATCCTTGGACCATCAAAGGACCGTGTGAACGACGATCTTCTGTCCGAATTTCCCGATAAGTTCGGCTCCTGCGTGCCTC ATACAACACGGCCAAGGAGGGACTACGAGGCTGATGGGCGGGACTATCACTTTGTGTCATCAAGGGAACAGATGGAGAAAGACATCCAAAATCACCGGTTCATCGAGGCAGGACAATACAACAGCCACCTGTATGGGACGAGTGTACAGAGTGTACGGGAGGTAGCTGAacag caggGGAAACACTGTATTCTGGATGTATCCGCTAATGCAGTGAGGAGGCTTCAGGCAGCTCAGCTTCACCCCATCTCCATCTTCATCAGACCCACATCACTGCAAAAcatact tgataTTAATAAGCGTCTGACTGAGGAACAGGCGAGAAGAGCTTTGGACAGAGCCATCAAACTGGAACAGGACTTTATCGAGTGCTTCACAG cgatCGTGGAGGGTGAAAGCTTTGAGGAAATTTACCATCGCGTCAAATCTGTGATTGAGGAACAGTCAGGACCGTACATCTGGATACCAGcaagagagagact ctacGGTCGCCTGAAAGGACCTAAAAACCAAAAAGAGCAAAAACAGAAAGACGCAATAAAAGAGGACAGAGGAGCACTCAGCACTTTACTCACACacagcgtacacacacacacgcacacacacacacacacacaccctttagACACTTAA